In Anaerotignum faecicola, a genomic segment contains:
- a CDS encoding bifunctional 4-hydroxy-3-methylbut-2-enyl diphosphate reductase/30S ribosomal protein S1 yields the protein MSNVTLAASAGFCFGVKRAIEMAYAEIEKNDGAPLYSYGSLIHNKEVTKDLDAKGLHIIESLDGIDEGTVVIRSHGVGKFLYDALEEKGMRMVDGTCPFVKKIHTIVNEAWNQGKSIIIAGDGKHPEVQGINGWCGNTAVILESPEEARAAELDTEKDYAVVVQTTFRQSKFDDMLAILRQKGLKMEISQTICSATEKRQKEAMELSQNVDKMIVIGDKKSSNTQKLVEICKKNCENTVHIETICDLVLKTFKKDDRIGITAGASTPPAIIKEVVVTMSEIENVNVEEVSFEQMLEDSLVTLHTGDVVKGTVIQVVGEEVSVNLGFKSDGVIPRGEFSRDTTVVPSQVVQPGDEIEVFVVRVNDGDGNVLLSRKRIEEQKGMEDIEKAFNEKTVVTGTVTDVVKGGLIAVVNGVRVFIPSSQVSNRFIEDLSVFKGQELEFNIIEMDRVKRRIIGGRKDLVEKEIAAKKAALFETIAVGSKIAGTVSRLTDFGAFVDLGGVDGLIHISEMSWGRISNPREVLKEGQEVEVFVLDVDKEKGKISLSLKDADKNPWKLAADKYAVGSIVEGKVVRMVPFGAFVELEPGVDGLVHISQIANKHVVKPEDELKVGEIINVKVLEVNSDQKKISLSKRQADAPVEEAPAAE from the coding sequence ATGAGCAACGTAACACTGGCGGCATCCGCAGGGTTTTGTTTTGGCGTGAAGCGTGCGATTGAGATGGCGTATGCGGAAATAGAAAAAAATGACGGCGCACCGCTGTATTCCTATGGTTCTCTGATTCATAACAAGGAGGTCACGAAGGATCTGGATGCCAAGGGGCTGCATATCATTGAAAGCCTGGACGGGATTGACGAGGGTACGGTTGTGATTCGTTCGCACGGTGTAGGAAAGTTTCTGTATGATGCGCTGGAGGAAAAGGGCATGCGAATGGTGGACGGCACCTGTCCGTTTGTCAAGAAGATACACACGATTGTGAATGAAGCGTGGAATCAGGGCAAAAGCATCATCATTGCCGGAGACGGAAAGCACCCGGAGGTACAGGGCATTAACGGCTGGTGCGGCAATACAGCCGTTATTCTGGAAAGCCCTGAGGAGGCAAGGGCGGCAGAGCTGGATACGGAGAAGGACTACGCCGTTGTGGTGCAGACAACCTTCCGCCAGAGCAAGTTTGACGATATGCTTGCCATTTTGCGGCAGAAGGGTCTGAAAATGGAGATTTCCCAGACAATTTGCTCTGCGACGGAAAAGAGGCAGAAGGAAGCCATGGAGCTTTCCCAGAATGTGGATAAAATGATTGTCATCGGGGACAAAAAAAGCTCTAATACACAAAAATTGGTTGAGATTTGTAAAAAAAATTGCGAGAATACGGTTCATATTGAAACAATTTGCGATTTAGTGTTGAAAACTTTCAAGAAGGATGATAGAATAGGGATAACTGCGGGTGCGTCCACACCACCTGCAATAATTAAGGAGGTAGTAGTTACTATGAGCGAAATTGAAAATGTAAATGTTGAAGAAGTGAGTTTTGAGCAGATGCTGGAAGATTCTCTTGTTACCCTGCACACAGGCGATGTTGTAAAAGGCACCGTTATTCAGGTTGTAGGCGAAGAGGTTTCCGTTAATCTGGGTTTCAAATCTGACGGTGTTATCCCCAGAGGCGAATTCAGCAGAGATACAACAGTAGTTCCCAGCCAGGTTGTACAGCCCGGTGATGAAATCGAAGTTTTCGTTGTTCGTGTAAATGACGGCGATGGCAATGTACTTCTGTCCAGAAAGCGTATCGAAGAACAGAAGGGCATGGAAGATATCGAAAAGGCATTCAATGAAAAAACAGTTGTTACAGGTACTGTAACAGACGTTGTAAAGGGCGGTCTGATTGCAGTTGTAAACGGCGTAAGAGTATTCATTCCTTCCTCTCAGGTTTCCAACAGATTCATCGAGGATCTGAGCGTATTCAAGGGTCAGGAGCTGGAATTCAATATCATTGAAATGGATAGAGTAAAACGTCGTATTATCGGCGGCAGAAAAGATCTGGTTGAAAAGGAAATCGCAGCAAAGAAGGCAGCTCTGTTTGAAACAATCGCAGTTGGCTCCAAGATTGCAGGTACTGTTTCCAGACTGACAGACTTCGGCGCATTCGTTGATCTGGGCGGCGTAGATGGCCTGATTCACATTTCCGAAATGAGCTGGGGCAGAATTTCCAACCCCAGAGAGGTTCTGAAGGAAGGTCAGGAAGTTGAAGTATTCGTTCTGGATGTAGATAAGGAAAAGGGCAAAATCAGCCTGTCCCTGAAGGATGCAGACAAGAACCCTTGGAAGCTGGCAGCTGACAAATATGCAGTTGGCTCCATCGTTGAGGGTAAGGTTGTTCGTATGGTACCCTTCGGTGCATTCGTTGAACTGGAACCCGGCGTAGATGGTCTGGTACACATTTCCCAGATTGCGAACAAGCACGTTGTAAAACCCGAAGATGAACTGAAGGTTGGCGAAATCATCAACGTGAAGGTTCTGGAAGTAAATTCCGACCAGAAAAAAATCAGCCTTTCCAAGAGACAGGCAGATGCTCCTGTGGAAGAAGCTCCCGCAGCAGAATAA
- a CDS encoding lysophospholipid acyltransferase family protein, with amino-acid sequence MKDTEKKSWVYYVAIFLVKIWYAIMFKVEIIGKENIPETGNGVICSNHYSNYDPVSTAIYLDRLPHYIAKKELFKNKLFSWVLDQLGVFPIDRKVSMDMKAVKTAIKLLKEGKIVGIFAEGRRVKAGEDVAAKAGVALFAMKGNAPVIPCAISGTYKFRSKLTIRYGEPLTLDEFRDKKLTTELMGEITKVIMDKVEELKVKE; translated from the coding sequence ATGAAGGATACAGAAAAGAAATCATGGGTCTATTATGTAGCGATTTTTCTGGTGAAAATCTGGTATGCCATTATGTTCAAGGTGGAAATCATCGGGAAGGAAAATATTCCAGAAACCGGCAACGGTGTGATTTGCAGCAACCATTACAGCAATTATGATCCTGTTTCCACGGCGATTTATCTGGACAGGCTGCCGCATTATATTGCAAAGAAGGAATTATTTAAAAATAAGCTGTTTTCATGGGTGCTTGACCAGTTGGGCGTATTCCCAATTGACCGCAAGGTTTCCATGGATATGAAGGCGGTCAAGACAGCAATCAAGCTTTTGAAGGAAGGCAAGATTGTCGGCATTTTTGCGGAAGGCAGACGGGTAAAGGCAGGCGAGGACGTTGCGGCAAAGGCAGGCGTGGCGCTTTTTGCGATGAAGGGAAATGCACCTGTCATTCCCTGCGCCATCAGCGGCACCTATAAATTCCGCAGCAAGCTTACGATTCGCTATGGCGAGCCGCTGACGTTGGATGAATTTCGGGATAAAAAGCTGACAACAGAGCTTATGGGAGAAATCACGAAGGTGATTATGGATAAGGTGGAAGAATTGAAGGTGAAGGAATGA
- the cmk gene encoding (d)CMP kinase codes for MKRFAIAVDGPAGSGKSTVAKMVAKRLGIIYVDTGAMYRTVALFCTEKGIALADEAAVVAALADLQMKIVPEEGGQRIFLNGRDVTAEIRTAEIGKGASTVAAYRQVRARMVELQQEMAREHSVIMDGRDIGTVVLPDAEVKIYLDAGVEERARRRVGELQEKGETADFEEIKKMILERDYNDMHRAHSPLKRAADAVSLDSTGMGIDAVLQAILDIVAERVKEK; via the coding sequence ATGAAACGATTTGCCATTGCGGTGGATGGGCCTGCCGGCTCAGGAAAAAGCACCGTTGCGAAGATGGTTGCCAAGAGACTGGGCATTATTTATGTGGATACGGGCGCGATGTACCGTACGGTTGCGCTGTTCTGCACGGAGAAGGGCATTGCCCTTGCGGATGAAGCGGCTGTGGTTGCGGCGCTGGCAGATTTGCAGATGAAAATTGTACCGGAGGAGGGCGGTCAGCGCATTTTCCTGAACGGAAGGGATGTTACGGCGGAAATCCGCACGGCGGAAATTGGAAAGGGTGCATCCACGGTTGCGGCGTATCGGCAGGTGCGTGCGCGGATGGTGGAATTGCAGCAGGAAATGGCGCGGGAACATTCTGTGATTATGGATGGCAGAGATATCGGGACGGTTGTTCTGCCCGATGCCGAGGTGAAGATTTATCTGGATGCCGGCGTGGAGGAGCGTGCGCGCCGTCGTGTGGGCGAATTGCAGGAAAAAGGCGAAACGGCTGATTTTGAAGAAATCAAGAAAATGATTCTTGAGAGGGATTACAACGATATGCACAGAGCGCACAGTCCCTTGAAAAGGGCGGCAGATGCGGTTTCTCTGGATTCGACAGGCATGGGCATTGATGCTGTGCTGCAGGCTATTTTAGATATTGTTGCGGAAAGGGTGAAAGAAAAATGA